A region of Coccinella septempunctata chromosome 5, icCocSept1.1, whole genome shotgun sequence DNA encodes the following proteins:
- the LOC123313679 gene encoding thyrostimulin alpha-2 subunit — protein sequence MLVSWFLINLLPILNAFLINTAMETDGWRKPGCHKVGHTRKISIPDCVEFKMTTNACRGYCESWAVPTHHKVNPAQPITSIGQCCNIMETEPVEARVLCVDGIRTLTFKSATSCSCYHCKKD from the exons ATGCTCGTCAGTTGGTTTTTAATAAATTTGTTACCGATTCTGAATGCTTTCCTCATCAATACAGCGATGGAAACTGATGGCTGGAGAAAACCAGGATGTCATAAAGTGG GTCACACTAGGAAAATCAGTATACCAGATTGCGTGGAGTTCAAAATGACCACAAACGCCTGTAGGGGCTATTGTGAGAGCTGGGCAGTACCAACCCATCACAAAGTCAACCCTGCCCAACCGATCACGTCAATTGGCCAATGCTGCAACATCATGGAGACTGAACCAGTGGAAGCTCGTGTTCTTTGCGTTGACGGGATTCGAACGCTCACCTTCAAGTCGGCCACCAGCTGCTCCTGCTACCACTGCAAGAAGGACTGA
- the LOC123313678 gene encoding tumor protein p63-regulated gene 1-like protein isoform X2, with translation MIDECNLDDDSTSQFRGGSLRIHPGGSKSELLPKSKENQSLDKENARINSNCNWGQTFMSPFASLPNKLSVNIWGTKPEPKIERTASQTAPMTQQRTIQSSVIIPEDPCNYFTFRDGVVDNAVKECRDEFLDEDCDGPLLAYFLLTQINHWDTDKERLILLTPKTLVIAKYDFIALKRLGYKKLPLDLVEQLHVGDLVYPNGSLIPDRNMRGARLMWKQEKPASLGSKWNPFTDNVPFCTFTYHPLYFHKDGTVEPRRNIFDLDAFVDKLCDVFVAMQLKKSDEKDYCAIYRKTIVLENYVGIGSLLHNRNALGFFKVRGKFSF, from the exons atGATAGACGAATGCAATTTAGATGATGATTCCACTTCACAGTTCAGAGGAGGATCTTTGAGGATTCATCCAGGAGGAAGTAAATCCGAACTTTTACCGAAATCTAAGGAAAATCAGAGCCTAGATAAGGAAAATGcgagaattaactcaaattgtAACTGGGGACAGACTTTTATGTCTCCCTTCGCTTCTTTGCCTAACAAAT TATCTGTTAATATCTGGGGTACTAAACCCGAACCAAAAATAGAAAGGACAGCCTCTCAAACAGCGCCTATGACCCAACAGAGAACTATACAATCATCCGTTATTATACCAGAAGACCCATGTAATTATTTCACTTTTCGGGATGGGGTTGTGGATAATGCAGTAAAGGAATGTAGGGATGAATTTTTGGATGAAGATTGTGATGGCCCTCTTTTAGCCTACTTTCTGCTTACTCA GATCAATCATTGGGATACAGACAAGGAAAGACTCATCCTTTTGACACCAAAAACTCTAGTCATTGCTAAATATGATTTTATTGCTCTCAAACGTTTAGGATATAAAAAATTACCTTTGGATTTGGTGGAGCAATTACACGTTGGCGATCTAGTCTACCCTAATGGATCATTGATTCC GGACAGAAATATGAGAGGAGCAAGATTGATGTGGAAACAGGAGAAACCAGCGAGTTTGGGATCCAAATGGAATCCTTTCACTGACAACGTTCCATTTTGCACGTTCACATATCATCCTCTGTATTTCCACAAAG ATGGTACGGTTGAACCTAGGAGGAATATTTTCGATTTGGACGCATTCGTAGACAAACTATGCGACGTTTTCGTCGCCATGCAGTTGAAGAAATCAGACGAAAAGGATTATTGTGCTATATATCGCAAGACTATCGTACTTGAAAATTACGTTGGCATCGGTTCCTTGCTGCACAATCGAAACGCACTGGGATTTTTTAAAGTAAGAGGAAAGTTCAGCTTCTAG
- the LOC123313678 gene encoding tumor protein p63-regulated gene 1-like protein isoform X1 encodes MIDECNLDDDSTSQFRGGSLRIHPGGSKSELLPKSKENQSLDKENARINSNCNWGQTFMSPFASLPNKLSVNIWGTKPEPKIERTASQTAPMTQQRTIQSSVIIPEDPCNYFTFRDGVVDNAVKECRDEFLDEDCDGPLLAYFLLTQINHWDTDKERLILLTPKTLVIAKYDFIALKRLGYKKLPLDLVEQLHVGDLVYPNGSLIPRLNGVTDGLTNFLENCLFSRWGNTESKPMNNFYQSRDRNMRGARLMWKQEKPASLGSKWNPFTDNVPFCTFTYHPLYFHKDGTVEPRRNIFDLDAFVDKLCDVFVAMQLKKSDEKDYCAIYRKTIVLENYVGIGSLLHNRNALGFFKVRGKFSF; translated from the exons atGATAGACGAATGCAATTTAGATGATGATTCCACTTCACAGTTCAGAGGAGGATCTTTGAGGATTCATCCAGGAGGAAGTAAATCCGAACTTTTACCGAAATCTAAGGAAAATCAGAGCCTAGATAAGGAAAATGcgagaattaactcaaattgtAACTGGGGACAGACTTTTATGTCTCCCTTCGCTTCTTTGCCTAACAAAT TATCTGTTAATATCTGGGGTACTAAACCCGAACCAAAAATAGAAAGGACAGCCTCTCAAACAGCGCCTATGACCCAACAGAGAACTATACAATCATCCGTTATTATACCAGAAGACCCATGTAATTATTTCACTTTTCGGGATGGGGTTGTGGATAATGCAGTAAAGGAATGTAGGGATGAATTTTTGGATGAAGATTGTGATGGCCCTCTTTTAGCCTACTTTCTGCTTACTCA GATCAATCATTGGGATACAGACAAGGAAAGACTCATCCTTTTGACACCAAAAACTCTAGTCATTGCTAAATATGATTTTATTGCTCTCAAACGTTTAGGATATAAAAAATTACCTTTGGATTTGGTGGAGCAATTACACGTTGGCGATCTAGTCTACCCTAATGGATCATTGATTCC TCGTTTAAATGGAGTCACTGATGGATTGACTAATTTTTTGGAGAATTGTCTTTTTTCTCGATGGGGAAATACTGAAAGTAAACCAATGAATAACTTCTACCAATCTAG GGACAGAAATATGAGAGGAGCAAGATTGATGTGGAAACAGGAGAAACCAGCGAGTTTGGGATCCAAATGGAATCCTTTCACTGACAACGTTCCATTTTGCACGTTCACATATCATCCTCTGTATTTCCACAAAG ATGGTACGGTTGAACCTAGGAGGAATATTTTCGATTTGGACGCATTCGTAGACAAACTATGCGACGTTTTCGTCGCCATGCAGTTGAAGAAATCAGACGAAAAGGATTATTGTGCTATATATCGCAAGACTATCGTACTTGAAAATTACGTTGGCATCGGTTCCTTGCTGCACAATCGAAACGCACTGGGATTTTTTAAAGTAAGAGGAAAGTTCAGCTTCTAG
- the LOC123313499 gene encoding C1GALT1-specific chaperone 1-like protein has product MWCMNSHIIFTFGFLSGTIISILFQSKKQLFFKDNDSYNQGITFKPLYARKYSSFDLLRYGNHNFITESEYLFQSIKILCLIFVFKDKNFESIENTWGKHCNALEKLYIDKTRSIFPSKSNARANSWILFCEKVKKTPEYYNWLLVVNDDTYVIMDNLRYYLANKNSSENFYLGHPVKFWNTHYNLGRAGYVMSKGVIAKMQISTCDNDISYRNKEDYLLGNYLKKLNISVMDTKDDFGLSLFHPYNLNRILFPVENHKFQSVYEAKCCSRNTITFNAMEASKMYTYHYLLYTLQLFYEGHLGNRKPEKPPDELVWQKFLKDQNLPLNITNEEYYNAWDKLIDSPDAFGRNMKREDYSDME; this is encoded by the exons ATGTGGTGCATGAATTCCCATATAATTTTCACATTTGGGTTTCTAAGTGGTACtatcatttcaattttgtttcaaaGCAAGAAGCAGCTATTCTTCAAAGATAATGATTCGTATAATCAAGGAATTACTTTCAAGCCACTGTATGCTCGAAAATATTCATCCTTTGATTTATTGAGATACGGAAATCATAATTTTATTACAGAATCTGAGTACTTGTTCCAAAGCATAAAAATTCTTTGTTTGATTTTCGTTTTCAaagataaaaatttcgaatctATCGAAAATACTTGGGGAAAACACTGCAATGCACTCGAGAAGTTGTATATTGATAAAACAAGAAGTATAtttccttcaaaatcaaacGCTAGAGCAAACTCTTGGATTCTGTTTTgcgaaaaagtgaaaaaaaccCCAGAATATTACAACTGGCTCCTAGTTGTCAATGATGATACTTATGTAATAATGGATAATTTACGTTATTAccttgcaaataaaaatagttcagaaaatttttatttgggTCATCCTGTTAAATTTTGGAATACCCATTATAACTTGGGTAGAGCTGGATATGTCATGAGCaaaggagttatagccaaaatgCAAATCTCTACTTGTGATAACGATATTTCGTATAGAAATAAGGAAGATTATTTGTTAG GTaactatttgaaaaaattgaatatttctgtcatggatactaaggatgattTTGGTCTTTCCCTCTTCCATCCTTATAATTTAAATAGGATTCTTTTCCCTGTTGAAAATCACAAATTTCAATCAGTATATGAAGCCAAGTGTTGTAGTAGAAATACAATCACTTTCAAT GCCATGGAAGCAAGTAAAATGTATACCTACCATTATTTGTTATACACTCTGCAGTTATTTTATGAGGGCCATTTAGGAAATCGTAAACCAGAGAAACCTCCTGATGAACTG GTGTGGCAAAAATTCTTGAAAGACCAGAATTTGCCTCTCAATATAACAAACGAGGAGTACTACAACGCATGGGATAAATTAATCGATAGCCCTGATGCTTTTGGAAGGAACATGAAAAGAGAAGATTATTCTGATATGGAATAG